The proteins below are encoded in one region of Anoplopoma fimbria isolate UVic2021 breed Golden Eagle Sablefish chromosome 19, Afim_UVic_2022, whole genome shotgun sequence:
- the LOC129108632 gene encoding ras-related protein Rab-8B-like → MAKTYDYLFKLLLIGDSGVGKTCLLFRFSEDSFNTTFISTIGIDFKIRTIELDGKRVKLQIWDTAGQERFRTITTAYYRGAMGIMLVYDISNEKSFENIKNWIRNIEEHASSDVEKVILGNKCDMADRRQVSKDRGEKLAIDYGVKFLETSAKSGLNVEEAFYNMGRDILHNLSSKTTDNNAGGSGKPVKITEKKSKRIKFFKCSLL, encoded by the exons ATGGCGAAAACATACGATTATCTATTCAAACTGTTGCTCATCGGAGACAGTGGAGTCGGCAAGACATGTCTGCTGTTCAGATTCAGCGAGGACTCCTTCAACACCACCTTCATATCCACAATAG GGATAGACTTCAAAATCAGAACAATAGAGCTGGATGGAAAGAGAGTCAAACTTCAAATTTG ggACACAGCAGGGCAGGAGAGGTTTCGCACCATCACCACAGCTTACTACAGAGGAGCAATG GGAATAATGTTGGTCTATGACATCAGCAATGAGAAGTCCTTcgaaaacataaaaaactggATTAGAAATATTGAAGAG CATGCCTCGTCTGATGTGGAGAAGGTGATACTGGGTAACAAATGTGACATGGCAGACAGGAGACAAGTGTCCAAAGACAGAGGTGAAAAA CTGGCTATTGATTATGGAGTTAAGTTCTTGGAAACAAGTGCAAAGTCTGGCCTTAATGTAGAAGAG GCTTTTTATAACATGGGAAGAGACATATTACATAATCTGAGCTCAAAGACG ACTGACAACAATGCCGGAGGATCAGGCAAGCCGGTCAAGATCACAGAGAAAAAGTCCAAGAGGATAAAATTCTTCAAGTGTTCACTCCTCTAG